A genomic region of Danio aesculapii chromosome 21, fDanAes4.1, whole genome shotgun sequence contains the following coding sequences:
- the mlnl gene encoding motilin-like, producing MRGSVTGCLLLICVVTLLAEQAEGHIAFFSPKEMRELREKEGRKDADSRAEGLLVDETSPEEDGGDLTPIEIGLKLTAKKSHIGSAFGKMLQNIVEEPDNEN from the exons ATGCGTGGCTCAGTGACGGGATGTTTGCTGCTGATATGCGTTGTTACTCTTCTGGCCGAACAGGCTGAAGGACACATCGCATTTTTCAGCCCCAAGGAGATGAGAGAGCTCAGG GAAAAGGAGGGGAGGAAGGATGCTGATTCACGAGCAGAAGGGCTTTTAGTGGATGAAACGTCTCCAGAAGAGGATGGAGGAGATTTGACG CCTATAGAAATAGGGTTGAAGCTAACTGCTAAAAAGAGCCATATTGGGTCTGCTTTCGGTAAGATGCTGCAGAACATCGTAGAAGAGCCAGACAATG AGAATTAA